One window of the Glycocaulis alkaliphilus genome contains the following:
- a CDS encoding flagellin, whose product MTNSVNTNYGAMVALQNLNKTNMQLQTTQNRINTGLQVANAKDNGGIYAIAQRMRSDVSAYGVVQDSLNRGISTTDVTLAAGEAISDLLIEMKEKALAAGDTSLDTPSRVALNEDFKALRDQIATIVENAEFNGLNLIDGSATDGFIALANADGSKTITVGTENLSLSGTIVTLSSTASFGTATAASDIASQIATSLENVNSALARLGTKSKALEIHQTFVTKLSDALESGIGNLVDADMAKESAKLQSLQVKQQLGIQALSIANSAPQSVLSFFR is encoded by the coding sequence ATGACCAATTCTGTGAACACGAACTATGGGGCCATGGTGGCCCTGCAGAACCTGAACAAGACCAATATGCAACTGCAAACCACGCAAAACCGGATCAATACCGGACTGCAGGTCGCAAACGCGAAGGATAATGGCGGCATCTACGCCATTGCCCAGCGTATGCGGTCGGATGTGAGCGCGTATGGTGTCGTTCAGGACAGTCTGAACCGCGGCATCTCGACGACCGATGTTACGCTCGCCGCGGGTGAGGCGATTTCTGATCTGCTTATCGAAATGAAGGAAAAGGCTCTGGCAGCCGGCGACACGTCGCTCGATACGCCAAGCCGGGTTGCTCTGAACGAGGACTTCAAGGCATTGCGCGACCAGATCGCAACCATTGTCGAGAACGCCGAGTTCAACGGCCTCAACCTGATCGATGGCAGTGCAACGGACGGCTTCATTGCCCTTGCCAATGCGGACGGCTCGAAGACAATCACGGTCGGCACGGAGAATCTCTCTCTGTCCGGCACCATCGTGACGCTGTCCTCGACCGCCTCGTTTGGTACGGCGACTGCCGCTTCGGATATTGCTTCGCAGATCGCCACTTCGCTGGAGAATGTGAACAGCGCGCTTGCGCGTCTGGGCACCAAATCAAAGGCGCTGGAGATCCATCAGACGTTCGTCACAAAACTCTCTGACGCTCTGGAAAGCGGTATCGGCAATCTTGTCGATGCGGACATGGCAAAAGAGTCCGCAAAGCTTCAGTCCCTGCAGGTCAAGCAGCAGCTTGGCATTCAGGCCCTGTCGATTGCGAACTCTGCGCCGCAGTCCGTACTCAGCTTCTTCCGGTAG
- the flaF gene encoding flagellar biosynthesis regulator FlaF — MSYQAYQTAAARTEDPRSAEYRLFGQVTRALLAARECGASELSKRADALDWNRRMWTAFAADCSSEDNKLPESLRAAIISLSIFVSRQTSDAIRDNDAVDTLIEINRTIMQGLAPQGQGAASAA; from the coding sequence ATGTCTTACCAAGCCTACCAGACCGCTGCTGCGCGCACTGAAGATCCCCGGTCAGCAGAATACCGGCTGTTCGGCCAGGTGACGCGCGCGCTGCTGGCTGCGCGTGAGTGCGGGGCGTCGGAGCTGTCAAAACGCGCCGACGCGCTGGACTGGAACCGCCGCATGTGGACGGCGTTTGCCGCCGATTGTTCCAGTGAGGACAACAAGCTGCCGGAATCGCTGCGGGCCGCGATCATTTCGCTGTCCATCTTTGTCTCGCGCCAGACCAGCGACGCGATACGCGACAATGACGCGGTGGATACTCTCATCGAGATCAACCGCACCATCATGCAGGGGCTCGCCCCCCAGGGACAGGGCGCCGCCAGCGCGGCGTGA
- the flbT gene encoding flagellar biosynthesis repressor FlbT, whose product MPLKLSLKPGEKFVLNGAVVENGDRRAILVLQNKASVLREKDIMQEHEADSPARRIYFPVMMMYLEGRAEGAVYDQFVLRMTEFMNALTNPEVLADCVSVSRDVMAGDFYKALIRCRKLITYEDQRTGRTPAAAKG is encoded by the coding sequence ATGCCGCTGAAATTGTCCTTGAAGCCGGGCGAGAAATTCGTGCTCAACGGCGCTGTTGTCGAAAACGGCGACCGGCGCGCGATACTGGTTCTCCAGAACAAGGCGTCGGTGCTGCGTGAAAAGGACATCATGCAGGAGCATGAGGCCGACAGCCCTGCACGCCGTATCTATTTCCCGGTGATGATGATGTATCTGGAGGGGCGGGCCGAGGGCGCGGTTTATGACCAGTTCGTCCTGCGCATGACCGAGTTCATGAACGCGCTGACAAACCCCGAAGTGCTGGCAGATTGCGTATCGGTCAGCCGCGATGTCATGGCGGGCGATTTCTACAAGGCGCTCATCCGCTGCCGCAAGCTCATCACGTACGAAGATCAACGCACGGGCCGCACGCCGGCCGCCGCGAAAGGGTAG
- a CDS encoding tetratricopeptide repeat protein, with amino-acid sequence MSMLLDLDAELAKGVEDIINPSQEARTTAIPGLDLDASPAAKADPKIAARLRRAMSLVDEGKAADGARIVLKLLDSHPEHPVANQAMGMALEHLGRLSKALEFYERSLQRDPANPEIYKSLGVLASKLGLLPTAEKFMRIYLRMTPNAKGGAVQLASILRDQSKFEDAIELLRQAIYGDPENADLWNAMGTTVMESGDAAEAITFHAEALRLRPGYARAAHNLAHALELTGDVEGALEHFKTAIDNAEAEPDRIISTHGYSHTLLSAGRLAEGWDLYRARLNMHYRFATNFLIPSRPWDGADPAELDGKTLVVIGEQGIGDEVLFASTFHDAQKAVGPEGELRIACEKRMVPLLQRSFPKAIVERHYTVEREGRQHRHAPDLFKDGKANLWTPAGNLCRAFRSSTDDFPDEPGFLTADPARVAAFSKQLAALGSGPKVGVLWKSLKMNAARSKHFAPFEMWKPILKTPGAVFINLQYGDVDEELADAEARFGVKIHQPQDIDLKDDLDGVAALGKACDLVLGPMNATTNLTASVGGQVWFIRPIAVSWTLLGRDQMLWYPQTRTFTGNRYRDWAGGMKNMAEAFAGFVKAHKAEVA; translated from the coding sequence ATGAGCATGCTTCTCGATCTTGATGCGGAACTCGCAAAAGGCGTTGAGGACATCATCAACCCGTCGCAGGAAGCGCGCACCACCGCCATACCCGGCCTGGACCTGGACGCCAGCCCCGCCGCCAAAGCCGATCCGAAAATCGCAGCCCGCCTGCGCCGCGCCATGTCGCTGGTCGACGAAGGCAAGGCTGCAGACGGCGCGCGCATCGTCCTGAAACTGCTGGACTCACACCCCGAACACCCGGTCGCCAACCAGGCGATGGGCATGGCGCTGGAGCATCTGGGCCGGCTGTCCAAGGCGCTGGAATTCTATGAGCGCTCGCTGCAGCGCGATCCGGCCAATCCCGAGATTTACAAAAGCCTTGGCGTGCTGGCCTCCAAGCTGGGACTGTTGCCGACCGCAGAAAAATTCATGCGTATCTATTTGCGCATGACCCCAAATGCGAAGGGCGGCGCGGTTCAGCTGGCCAGCATATTGCGCGACCAGTCAAAGTTCGAGGATGCGATCGAACTCCTGCGCCAGGCGATCTATGGCGATCCGGAAAATGCCGATCTGTGGAATGCGATGGGCACCACCGTGATGGAGAGCGGGGACGCCGCCGAGGCCATCACCTTCCACGCCGAAGCGCTCCGGCTCCGGCCGGGCTATGCCCGCGCCGCGCACAACCTTGCCCATGCGCTGGAACTGACCGGCGATGTTGAAGGCGCGCTGGAGCACTTCAAGACAGCCATCGACAATGCGGAAGCCGAGCCCGACCGGATCATTTCCACCCACGGCTATTCGCACACCTTGCTATCCGCGGGGCGGCTGGCGGAGGGCTGGGACCTCTACCGGGCGCGCCTGAACATGCACTACCGCTTTGCCACCAATTTCCTGATCCCCTCCCGTCCCTGGGATGGCGCTGATCCGGCAGAGCTGGACGGCAAGACGCTGGTGGTCATCGGGGAGCAGGGTATTGGCGATGAAGTGCTGTTTGCCAGCACCTTCCACGACGCGCAAAAGGCCGTCGGCCCGGAGGGCGAGCTGCGCATCGCGTGCGAGAAGCGGATGGTCCCGCTGCTGCAGCGTTCCTTCCCGAAAGCCATTGTCGAGCGCCACTACACGGTGGAGCGCGAAGGCCGCCAGCACCGCCACGCCCCGGACCTGTTCAAGGACGGCAAGGCCAATCTGTGGACCCCGGCCGGTAATCTCTGCCGCGCCTTCCGCTCCAGCACGGATGACTTCCCGGATGAGCCCGGCTTCCTGACCGCCGATCCGGCCCGCGTGGCTGCCTTCAGCAAACAGCTTGCGGCGCTGGGTAGCGGCCCCAAGGTGGGCGTGCTGTGGAAGTCATTGAAAATGAACGCCGCGCGCTCCAAACACTTTGCGCCGTTCGAGATGTGGAAGCCGATCCTGAAAACGCCCGGCGCCGTTTTCATCAACCTGCAATATGGCGATGTGGACGAGGAGCTGGCCGACGCCGAAGCGCGCTTCGGTGTGAAAATCCATCAGCCGCAAGACATTGATCTGAAGGATGATCTCGACGGCGTGGCGGCGCTAGGCAAGGCCTGCGATCTGGTGCTTGGCCCGATGAACGCTACCACAAACCTCACCGCCTCGGTGGGCGGGCAGGTCTGGTTCATCCGCCCGATTGCGGTAAGCTGGACGCTGCTGGGCCGCGACCAGATGCTCTGGTATCCCCAGACGCGCACCTTCACCGGCAACCGCTATCGCGACTGGGCAGGTGGCATGAAGAACATGGCGGAAGCCTTTGCGGGATTTGTGAAAGCGCACAAAGCTGAAGTGGCCTAG
- a CDS encoding NAD(P)-binding protein, producing the protein MSGAVVVGGGPVGLVAAILLKRKGFAVTLLERESELGGLMRSLPVIDGFEFDNGTRFVPRLGDASLDDDALAPRENWLEFNQLPSGSFFAGRFQKATGFLDINGCLTVPARRWRQGISKPVAATNMLKRLMNI; encoded by the coding sequence ATGAGCGGCGCAGTCGTTGTCGGAGGCGGCCCGGTCGGGCTGGTGGCGGCCATCCTGCTGAAACGCAAGGGCTTTGCCGTCACGCTGCTGGAGCGCGAGAGCGAGCTTGGCGGGTTGATGCGCTCGCTCCCCGTGATAGACGGCTTCGAGTTCGACAATGGCACACGCTTCGTACCACGCCTGGGTGATGCGAGCCTCGATGACGACGCGCTGGCCCCGCGTGAAAACTGGCTTGAGTTCAACCAGTTGCCGTCTGGCTCCTTCTTCGCCGGGCGGTTTCAGAAAGCAACCGGGTTTCTCGACATCAATGGGTGCCTGACCGTGCCCGCGAGGCGGTGGAGGCAGGGTATTTCGAAGCCGGTGGCGGCGACGAACATGCTGAAACGGTTGATGAATATCTGA
- a CDS encoding cytidylyltransferase domain-containing protein: MKAAAIIQARMTSSRLPGKVLMELGNRPMLQLVIERLQRSETLSDIIVATSAEEADDLIVDLCADLAIPVARGSRDDVLSRFAGALHLTGADTIVRVTADCPLIDSALIDKALGVFATERPDHLSCGSDGGYPRGINAEIIARAALEIAAREAAEPFEREHVTPFLYTRPDRFRLVKMEAPQELRRPDYRITVDEPADMAMMEALLKGIGGDPLAISLYDVVTFLDAHPEVAAMNGGVYQKHFTETGR, encoded by the coding sequence ATGAAGGCTGCAGCGATCATCCAGGCGCGCATGACCTCTTCGCGGCTTCCGGGCAAGGTGTTGATGGAATTGGGTAATCGACCGATGCTACAGCTCGTGATCGAGCGCCTCCAGCGCAGCGAAACCCTCTCTGACATTATCGTCGCCACCAGCGCGGAGGAGGCCGACGACCTGATCGTCGATCTCTGCGCTGATCTCGCCATCCCCGTCGCCCGCGGCTCTCGCGATGATGTTTTATCCCGCTTTGCCGGGGCGCTTCATCTCACCGGAGCCGACACGATTGTCCGCGTGACGGCGGACTGCCCGCTCATCGATTCTGCGTTGATCGACAAGGCCTTGGGCGTGTTCGCCACTGAGCGCCCGGACCATCTGTCCTGCGGGTCAGATGGCGGTTATCCACGCGGAATCAACGCAGAAATCATCGCCCGTGCCGCGCTGGAGATCGCGGCCCGCGAAGCCGCCGAACCCTTCGAGCGCGAGCACGTGACGCCCTTCCTCTATACGCGCCCCGACCGCTTCCGGCTGGTAAAAATGGAGGCGCCGCAAGAGCTTAGGCGGCCAGACTACCGGATTACGGTCGATGAGCCGGCCGACATGGCGATGATGGAGGCGCTGCTGAAGGGCATTGGCGGCGATCCGCTGGCGATAAGCCTTTATGATGTCGTCACTTTTCTGGACGCCCACCCGGAGGTGGCCGCCATGAATGGCGGCGTATACCAGAAGCATTTCACGGAGACAGGACGATGA
- a CDS encoding glycosyltransferase, with protein MRVLIWTAGGGDAGIGHLTRCQSLIPALLKRGAKVQVIAEAPVSLATFIEVEGAQVQLVPDRQAALSALKAAIPCDLLICDRPDLSVADSEAYYAAGAGRIALLASSRIGYFPCDLAIIDDPVLTESGPPKARRIEVGAHLHMVRPDVLALRPPAPYPLGGSHAKLLIALSGSDPGRLTEPLVEALHRLSSHSGLSLHLTALIGAGWEAQRRLNLLESVGESIEIIDQPKSLAGAMASADVVVTLGGRTTYEAFALGRPAFCLPWDTTADYVFALDAQKLALAVDPEPETAARAILAALDSPADINARAARAFNIVDAGAADRVAALCLEGLS; from the coding sequence ATGCGGGTATTGATCTGGACGGCGGGAGGCGGGGATGCCGGGATCGGTCATCTCACCCGTTGCCAGTCACTTATCCCTGCTTTGCTGAAACGCGGCGCGAAGGTGCAAGTCATTGCAGAAGCACCGGTTTCCCTGGCTACCTTCATCGAAGTGGAGGGGGCTCAGGTCCAGCTTGTCCCCGACCGGCAGGCCGCCCTATCCGCCCTGAAAGCGGCGATACCATGCGATCTGCTGATCTGTGACCGGCCCGATCTCTCGGTGGCGGATAGCGAGGCATATTATGCCGCCGGGGCAGGGCGGATCGCGCTGCTCGCCAGTTCCAGAATTGGCTATTTTCCCTGCGACTTGGCGATAATTGATGATCCGGTGCTGACCGAGTCCGGCCCGCCCAAGGCGCGGCGGATAGAGGTGGGGGCCCATCTCCACATGGTCCGCCCTGACGTGCTGGCCTTGCGCCCGCCAGCCCCTTATCCGCTGGGGGGGAGTCATGCCAAGCTATTGATTGCCTTGAGTGGTTCTGATCCCGGAAGGCTCACCGAACCGCTGGTGGAGGCGCTTCATCGTCTATCCTCCCATTCCGGTCTATCCCTCCATCTGACCGCGCTCATCGGGGCTGGGTGGGAGGCGCAGAGGCGGCTGAACCTGCTTGAATCGGTCGGTGAAAGCATTGAAATCATTGATCAACCTAAGTCGCTTGCCGGTGCGATGGCCAGCGCCGATGTCGTGGTGACGCTGGGCGGGCGTACGACTTATGAGGCTTTTGCGCTTGGCCGGCCGGCCTTCTGCCTGCCGTGGGACACGACGGCGGATTACGTCTTCGCGCTGGATGCGCAGAAGCTGGCGCTCGCCGTTGATCCTGAACCGGAAACGGCGGCGCGGGCTATCCTTGCGGCGCTGGATAGTCCGGCGGATATAAATGCCCGTGCTGCGCGCGCCTTCAATATCGTGGATGCCGGGGCCGCAGACCGGGTCGCGGCGCTCTGTCTGGAGGGGCTCTCATGA
- a CDS encoding N-acetylneuraminate synthase family protein, which yields MAASFNVAGRTVGGDAPCFIVAEIGANHDGDPERARELVDMAAAAGADAVKFQTYSAAELVADPDRVLTWGREGRERTETIGGLFDRLALPRAAHKSLFDYAKSKDVIPFSTPFSLDGVDFLQRLDVPLWKVASSDVRDRFLLEHLARTGKPVILSTGKSLLPETVRAVDTLRAANVPFAVLHCLAQYPAPMEEVNLATIPAFKGVFPDAVIGFSDHTVGITAALGAVALGGKIIERHVTYDQDADGPDHWFSSSPQEFSDLCREIRRLEAAIGGVRTGILPSEVREREVSVRSLILKRGLKAGEVITADHLETKRPGHGIDPYDAEKIIGMAVPRDLERGSVLTWEALKA from the coding sequence ATGGCGGCGAGTTTCAATGTTGCGGGCCGCACGGTCGGCGGGGACGCGCCCTGCTTTATCGTCGCCGAGATTGGCGCAAACCATGATGGCGACCCGGAGCGCGCGCGCGAACTGGTCGATATGGCGGCGGCTGCGGGCGCAGATGCCGTTAAATTTCAGACCTATAGCGCCGCCGAGCTGGTGGCTGACCCGGACCGGGTGCTGACCTGGGGGCGGGAGGGCCGCGAGCGCACCGAGACGATTGGCGGGCTGTTTGACCGGCTGGCCCTGCCGCGCGCGGCGCATAAATCCTTGTTTGACTACGCAAAGTCGAAGGACGTCATTCCCTTCTCCACCCCGTTCAGCCTTGATGGCGTCGATTTTCTTCAGCGTCTCGACGTGCCCTTGTGGAAAGTCGCCTCCTCGGATGTGCGTGACAGATTCCTCCTCGAGCATCTGGCCCGTACCGGCAAGCCGGTCATCCTCTCGACCGGAAAATCGCTGCTGCCCGAAACCGTCCGCGCGGTCGACACGCTGCGCGCGGCAAACGTGCCGTTTGCGGTGCTCCACTGCCTCGCCCAGTACCCCGCGCCGATGGAAGAGGTGAACCTGGCTACTATCCCCGCCTTCAAAGGGGTGTTTCCGGACGCCGTCATAGGTTTTTCAGACCACACCGTGGGTATCACTGCTGCGCTGGGTGCGGTGGCATTGGGGGGAAAGATTATCGAGCGGCACGTCACCTATGATCAGGACGCGGACGGGCCGGACCACTGGTTTTCCTCATCACCTCAGGAGTTTAGCGATCTCTGCCGCGAAATCCGCCGTCTGGAGGCGGCCATCGGCGGTGTACGCACCGGCATTCTGCCGTCCGAGGTGCGTGAACGCGAAGTTTCCGTTAGATCCCTGATACTTAAGCGCGGCCTCAAGGCGGGCGAGGTCATCACGGCCGATCACCTGGAAACAAAACGTCCGGGTCACGGCATCGACCCCTATGATGCTGAAAAGATTATCGGAATGGCCGTGCCGCGAGACCTTGAGCGGGGCTCTGTCCTCACCTGGGAGGCGCTGAAGGCCTGA
- a CDS encoding class I SAM-dependent methyltransferase, which translates to MMAEESAVRTGVAAFWGAEALAHVLSWPDENLVRFLGTRFSDRAGNAKRRAVEIGCGNGRNLFALERQGFETLGVDISEDAANNCRAILSAAGMKARVLTGAFQDVLSPAEPFDLIVWDSPFIDTEAGMADGFARARALLKPGGMLWVKFRHPESWFAGLGAPQGGGTYLLDARAGPYAGALYSFHDRAAGEAMLKASGFAISNAERVELWKQNETERHVWTVFWAEAG; encoded by the coding sequence ATGATGGCGGAGGAAAGCGCAGTGCGCACCGGCGTTGCCGCCTTCTGGGGGGCGGAGGCGCTGGCCCATGTCTTGAGCTGGCCGGACGAAAATCTGGTGCGCTTCCTGGGCACGCGCTTTTCAGACCGTGCCGGAAACGCGAAGCGCCGCGCGGTGGAGATTGGCTGCGGCAATGGCCGCAATCTCTTCGCGCTGGAGCGGCAGGGCTTTGAAACGCTGGGCGTCGACATCTCCGAAGACGCCGCCAATAACTGCCGCGCGATCCTGTCCGCTGCGGGCATGAAGGCGCGCGTGCTGACCGGTGCGTTTCAGGACGTGCTGTCTCCGGCCGAGCCGTTTGACCTCATCGTCTGGGACAGCCCCTTCATCGATACTGAAGCTGGCATGGCAGACGGGTTTGCACGCGCCCGCGCACTGCTCAAACCCGGCGGCATGCTGTGGGTGAAGTTCCGCCACCCGGAAAGCTGGTTTGCCGGGCTCGGCGCGCCTCAGGGCGGGGGCACGTATCTGCTGGACGCCCGCGCTGGCCCCTATGCCGGCGCGCTCTACTCCTTCCATGACCGGGCGGCGGGCGAGGCGATGCTGAAAGCATCTGGCTTTGCCATCTCGAACGCGGAGCGGGTGGAGCTCTGGAAGCAAAACGAAACCGAACGCCATGTCTGGACGGTGTTCTGGGCGGAGGCAGGCTGA
- a CDS encoding ATP-grasp domain-containing protein, with the protein MRALAIGAGREQADPIAIARALGAEVLALDGRSDAEGAGAADSFAHVDLMDADAVLKIAAGFRPDFLVPAPLARPLITAGIVNDTLGLKGVTEHAARLANDKQAMREAFTDAGVPMARQISIGDASGLRAAAETLGFPLIVKPRSGSGSRGVVLVEREGELPVALDGTDWLAEEALTGREIGVDGAVIGGEVRLLSIRWKMLTPAPHRQAISYLAKNPAGEAVSPQVAAIAAKAFGALQCDNVLFHADMMVSDEGQVSLIELAPRPSGHAIHSALLPLCHGQNVMESFISLVLMGQVMAPLTFQRPAFFSFLPVPPGRVAATPDFAPLIAEAGRIAVKCELEKGALLGPLIDGASALQRGFMVMLTADELEGTRMAGRLAALVPVESR; encoded by the coding sequence ATGCGCGCGCTCGCCATTGGGGCCGGGAGAGAACAGGCAGACCCGATCGCCATTGCCCGCGCGCTCGGCGCTGAGGTGCTGGCGCTCGATGGCCGCTCCGATGCGGAAGGCGCGGGCGCAGCGGACAGCTTTGCCCATGTCGATCTGATGGACGCGGACGCCGTGCTGAAGATCGCTGCCGGGTTCCGTCCTGATTTCCTCGTGCCCGCCCCGCTCGCAAGGCCCCTCATCACGGCCGGCATCGTCAATGACACGCTGGGCCTCAAAGGCGTCACCGAACACGCCGCCCGCCTTGCCAATGACAAGCAGGCCATGCGCGAGGCCTTCACAGATGCGGGCGTGCCGATGGCGCGCCAGATCAGCATTGGTGACGCGAGCGGTTTGCGCGCGGCGGCGGAGACTCTGGGCTTCCCGCTCATCGTCAAACCCCGCTCCGGCTCTGGCAGTAGAGGCGTGGTGCTGGTGGAGCGGGAGGGCGAATTGCCGGTGGCGCTTGACGGCACTGACTGGCTCGCCGAGGAAGCATTGACGGGCCGGGAGATCGGCGTCGATGGCGCGGTCATTGGGGGCGAGGTGCGGCTATTGTCGATCCGCTGGAAAATGCTCACCCCTGCGCCGCACCGCCAGGCGATCAGCTATCTCGCCAAAAACCCGGCAGGCGAAGCGGTCAGCCCGCAAGTGGCCGCCATCGCCGCGAAGGCCTTTGGCGCGCTTCAGTGCGATAACGTGCTTTTCCATGCTGACATGATGGTCAGCGATGAGGGGCAGGTGAGCCTCATTGAGCTCGCGCCGCGCCCTTCGGGCCACGCCATCCATTCCGCGCTTCTCCCGCTCTGCCATGGCCAGAACGTGATGGAGAGCTTCATCTCGCTGGTGCTGATGGGGCAGGTGATGGCGCCGCTCACCTTCCAGCGGCCCGCCTTCTTCTCCTTCCTGCCCGTGCCGCCTGGGCGCGTCGCCGCCACGCCGGACTTTGCACCCCTGATCGCGGAGGCGGGGCGAATCGCGGTCAAGTGCGAGCTGGAAAAAGGCGCGTTGCTTGGCCCCCTGATTGACGGGGCCAGCGCCTTGCAGCGCGGCTTCATGGTGATGCTGACCGCAGACGAGCTGGAGGGCACGCGCATGGCCGGGCGGCTGGCGGCCCTTGTGCCGGTGGAGAGCAGATGA
- a CDS encoding AAA family ATPase, whose translation MRFEGTSQYVATEELAAAVNAAVTLERPLLVKGEPGTGKTELARQIASAMNAPLLEWHIKSTTKAQQGLYEYDAVARLRDSQLGDGKVHDVSNYIRKGKLWEAFTHETRPILLIDEIDKADIEFPNDLLQELDRMEFHVYETGETVKAEVRPIVIITSNNEKELPDAFLRRCFFHFIAFPDEETMRAIVEVHFPGLKGRLLSEALKKFYEVRSVPGLKKKPSTSELLDWLKLLLVEDVDPELLREKDPRKLIPPLHGALLKNEQDVQLFEKLAFMARRDAAQ comes from the coding sequence ATGCGCTTTGAAGGCACCAGCCAGTATGTCGCGACAGAGGAACTGGCCGCAGCGGTGAACGCGGCCGTCACGCTGGAGCGGCCCTTGCTGGTCAAGGGCGAGCCCGGCACCGGCAAGACAGAGCTGGCCCGCCAGATCGCGAGCGCCATGAACGCCCCGCTGCTGGAATGGCACATCAAGTCCACCACCAAGGCCCAGCAGGGGCTTTACGAGTATGACGCGGTGGCGCGCCTGCGCGACAGCCAGCTCGGCGATGGCAAGGTGCACGATGTCAGCAACTACATCCGCAAGGGGAAACTCTGGGAGGCCTTCACTCACGAGACGCGGCCGATCCTTCTGATCGACGAGATCGACAAGGCCGATATCGAGTTTCCGAACGACCTTTTGCAGGAGCTCGACCGGATGGAGTTCCATGTCTACGAGACCGGCGAAACGGTGAAGGCGGAGGTGCGCCCCATCGTCATCATCACTTCGAACAATGAGAAGGAATTGCCGGACGCCTTCCTGCGCCGCTGCTTCTTCCATTTCATCGCCTTCCCGGACGAGGAAACCATGCGCGCAATCGTGGAGGTACACTTCCCGGGCCTGAAAGGCCGCCTGCTCTCCGAAGCGCTGAAAAAATTCTACGAGGTGCGCTCCGTGCCGGGCCTGAAGAAGAAGCCCTCAACCTCGGAGCTTCTCGACTGGCTCAAACTCCTGCTGGTCGAGGACGTGGACCCGGAGCTGCTGCGCGAGAAGGATCCGCGCAAACTCATCCCGCCGCTCCATGGCGCCTTGCTGAAAAACGAGCAGGACGTGCAGCTCTTTGAAAAACTCGCCTTCATGGCAAGGCGGGATGCGGCGCAGTAG
- a CDS encoding DUF883 family protein, translating into MATSASKRVEDIRKEGEKTLKSVSRAAEKELESAAKTTRRQARKVARRAGKIEDQAVGYVKDNPYTSLGVAAGVGMLAGALLARR; encoded by the coding sequence ATGGCGACGAGTGCCAGCAAGCGCGTAGAAGACATCCGCAAAGAGGGTGAAAAGACCCTGAAATCGGTCAGCCGGGCTGCCGAGAAGGAACTGGAAAGCGCTGCGAAGACCACGCGCCGTCAGGCCCGGAAAGTAGCGCGGCGCGCCGGGAAAATCGAGGACCAGGCCGTCGGCTACGTCAAGGACAACCCCTATACATCGCTCGGCGTCGCAGCCGGCGTCGGCATGCTCGCGGGCGCCCTGCTCGCCCGCCGCTAG